One segment of Lepus europaeus isolate LE1 chromosome 16, mLepTim1.pri, whole genome shotgun sequence DNA contains the following:
- the LOC133774848 gene encoding E3 ubiquitin-protein ligase RNF4 isoform X4 has protein sequence MSTRKRRGGTVNSRQAQKRTREAASTPEISLEAEPIELVETAGDEIVDLTCESLEPVVVDLTHNDSVVIVDERRRPRRNARRLRQDHADSCVVSSDEEELSRDRDVYVTTHTSRNARVEGAAGFRPSGTVSCPICMDGYSEIVQNGRLIVSTECGHVFCSQCLRDSLKNANTCPTCRKKINHKRYHPIYI, from the exons ATGAGCACG AGGAAGCGTCGTGGTGGCACAGTAAATTCTAGACAAGCCCAGAAGCGAACTCGGGAAGCAGCTTCTACCCCCGAGATCTCCTTGGAAGCAGAACCCATAGAGCTTGTGGAAACTG CTGGAGATGAGATCGTGGACCTCACCTGTGAATCTTTAGAGCCCGTGGTGGTGGACCTGACTCACAATGACTCCGTGGTG atcgtTGATG AAAGGAGGAGGCCAAGGAGGAACGCACGGAGGCTGCGCCAAGACCATGCTGACAGCTGCGTGGTGAGCAGTGATGAGGAGGAGCTGTCCAGGGACAGAGATGTGTATGTGACCACCCACACTTCCAGAAACGCCAGGGTGGAAGGAGCTGCAGGGTTCAG GCCCTCTGGCACTGTGAGCTGTCCCATCTGCATGGACGGATACTCTGAG ATTGTGCAGAATGGACGTCTCATTGTTTCTACAGAATGCGGCCATGTCTTCTGTAGCCAGTGCCTCCGTGATTCCCTTAAGAATGCTAACACTTGCCCAACTTGTAGGAAAAAGATCAACCACAAACGGTACCACCCCATTTATATATGA